In Arthrobacter sp. StoSoilB5, one genomic interval encodes:
- a CDS encoding ABC transporter ATP-binding protein, translating into MLVTLIRRYSKPYLPQIVAVLIFQLASTIATLYLPSLNAKIIDEGVSRGDTDFIWRTGALMLAVALGQVLTAVTAVYFGARTAMAIGRDIRRSVYRQVSSFSAQDVNRFGAPTLITRGTNDVQQVQMLVLMGLNFMVSTPIMCVGGIIMALREDLSLSWLVWVSVPILVAVVGYLVVRLMPLFRSMQAKIDAINGVLREQIIGIRVVRAFVREPFEAKRFGDANQELTAVSVKIGNLFVLMFPAIGMILHLSTAAVLWFGGQRVDSGDMQVGSLTAFLQYLLQILMAVMMGTFMAMMIPRASVCADRIGEVLDVEPSIHNPASPVVPAQKKGHVEFRDVTFKYPGAEAPVLSNISFTAEPGKTLAIIGSTGAGKTTLVSLLPRLYDVASGDVLLDGVPVTELDASEITSRVSAVPQKPYLFSGTIEHNLRFGKPEATDEELWEALETAQAKGFVEEKSSGLNRRIAQGGTNVSGGQRQRLSIARALVTKPNVYLFDDSFSALDVATDARLRKALKAKTQDATVIIVAQRVSTIADADEILVLDNGRIVDRGTHDELLETSPTYQEIVESQLSVEEVA; encoded by the coding sequence ATGCTTGTCACCCTTATACGGCGCTACTCCAAGCCGTATTTGCCGCAGATAGTGGCCGTCCTCATATTCCAGTTGGCGTCCACCATTGCCACGCTCTACCTCCCAAGCCTCAACGCCAAAATCATTGACGAGGGAGTCTCCCGCGGCGATACCGACTTCATTTGGCGGACCGGCGCGCTCATGCTCGCCGTCGCACTCGGCCAGGTGCTTACCGCCGTCACGGCTGTGTACTTCGGTGCGCGGACAGCAATGGCGATCGGCCGGGACATCCGGCGCAGCGTCTACCGCCAAGTGAGCAGCTTTTCCGCCCAGGACGTGAACCGTTTTGGTGCTCCTACGCTGATCACGCGCGGCACCAATGATGTCCAGCAGGTTCAGATGCTGGTTCTGATGGGCCTGAACTTCATGGTCTCCACCCCCATCATGTGCGTGGGCGGCATCATCATGGCACTACGCGAGGACCTCAGCTTGTCCTGGCTGGTCTGGGTTTCCGTGCCCATCCTCGTGGCAGTCGTTGGCTACCTCGTGGTTCGCTTGATGCCGCTGTTTCGTTCAATGCAGGCCAAGATCGATGCCATCAATGGCGTGCTGCGCGAGCAAATCATTGGTATCCGGGTTGTTCGCGCTTTTGTGCGGGAGCCTTTCGAAGCCAAGCGTTTCGGTGATGCCAACCAGGAGCTCACCGCGGTCTCCGTGAAGATCGGCAATCTCTTTGTCCTGATGTTCCCCGCCATCGGCATGATCCTGCACCTCTCTACCGCGGCGGTGCTGTGGTTCGGCGGTCAGCGCGTGGATTCCGGCGACATGCAGGTGGGGTCCCTCACGGCTTTCCTTCAGTACCTCCTCCAGATCCTCATGGCAGTCATGATGGGTACCTTCATGGCCATGATGATTCCCCGCGCTTCCGTCTGTGCAGACCGTATTGGCGAGGTACTGGACGTGGAGCCTTCCATCCACAATCCGGCTTCCCCCGTGGTCCCGGCCCAAAAGAAGGGACACGTGGAGTTCCGCGATGTCACCTTCAAGTACCCCGGGGCCGAGGCGCCGGTGCTGAGCAATATTTCCTTCACAGCTGAGCCCGGCAAGACCCTCGCGATCATCGGGTCCACAGGCGCAGGAAAGACCACTCTCGTTTCCCTGCTGCCGCGGCTTTACGATGTCGCCTCAGGTGACGTCCTCCTCGACGGCGTTCCTGTCACCGAACTGGACGCATCGGAGATCACCAGCCGAGTCTCAGCCGTGCCGCAGAAACCGTATCTTTTCTCCGGGACCATCGAGCACAACCTCCGCTTTGGCAAGCCGGAGGCCACTGACGAGGAACTATGGGAGGCGCTGGAGACCGCGCAGGCCAAGGGTTTCGTTGAGGAGAAGTCGTCAGGCCTGAACCGGCGGATCGCCCAGGGTGGCACCAATGTGTCCGGGGGCCAGCGTCAGCGCCTTTCCATTGCAAGGGCCCTGGTGACCAAGCCGAATGTCTACCTGTTTGACGATTCCTTCTCCGCACTGGACGTCGCTACCGACGCCAGGCTCCGTAAGGCCTTGAAGGCCAAGACGCAGGACGCCACAGTGATCATCGTCGCGCAGCGGGTCTCGACCATTGCCGATGCGGACGAGATCCTGGTTTTGGATAACGGCCGGATCGTGGATCGCGGAACGCACGACGAACTGCTGGAAACCTCGCCTACGTACCAGGAAATTGTTGAATCCCAGCTGAGCGTAGAGGAAGTCGCATGA
- a CDS encoding MFS transporter, whose amino-acid sequence MATPVQNAAAVDRTASGNPAPMTHRQIMEALTGLLAAFFTAILSSTIVANALPTIMSELKGTQTDFAWVITAALLANAATTPIWGKLADLFDKKLLVQLSIIIFVAGSVMAGLSETIPLLLTARVIQGVAMGGLTALAQAIIGSMIPPRDRGKYSGYMGAVMAVGTAGGPLLGGFIVDSPLGWRWTFFVCVPLAVIALILLQVTLKIQHIKRPAKIDWLGSILLTSGVSLLLIWVSFAGNPNYYDWFSWQSALMVGGGVALLALLVLVETKVAQPIIPLKIISERTTALAIIASIAVGIAMFGSSTFLGQYFQVARGATPTEAGLLTLPMIAGNLIGSVASGILISRFGKWKRFLIAGSVLLIGGLAFAGTMDHTTELWIVAIYTGVFGLGLGMLMQNLVLAVQNTVQAKDIGTASASVAFFRSVGGAIGVSVLGAIMSNHVKDLAVQGMAAAGIPVQGGSSGASMDLADMPAPIAEIMRAAYGDATAQIFLISAIISVVALLAVLFIKERPLRRTVDAAPETELVATASADAAMSLDAASLDAASLDAGKTDDGGSRLGADRSVPGASRQVPPSDSGSDLDLEFARILTQERPHATVDIKEVQEQLSRTQYVLAEQQLQLSRANVELQARLREQQTIAAQQANTAEELAAIRKELKRERRQQERMALLLLQGVEARPDHGKHAG is encoded by the coding sequence ATGGCCACACCAGTTCAGAACGCCGCAGCAGTGGACAGGACCGCATCCGGAAACCCAGCCCCGATGACCCACCGGCAAATCATGGAAGCCCTCACAGGCCTCCTCGCTGCTTTCTTTACGGCGATCCTCAGCAGCACCATTGTCGCCAACGCGCTGCCAACCATCATGTCCGAACTCAAAGGCACGCAAACCGATTTCGCCTGGGTCATCACCGCCGCGTTGCTGGCGAACGCTGCCACCACGCCCATCTGGGGCAAGCTCGCGGACCTCTTCGACAAGAAGCTCCTGGTCCAGCTGAGCATCATCATCTTCGTGGCGGGCTCCGTCATGGCGGGCCTGTCCGAGACGATCCCGCTGCTGCTCACCGCGCGCGTTATCCAGGGTGTTGCCATGGGTGGCCTCACCGCCCTGGCGCAGGCAATCATCGGCTCCATGATCCCGCCCCGCGACCGCGGCAAATACTCCGGCTACATGGGCGCCGTCATGGCCGTTGGAACCGCCGGCGGGCCGCTGCTGGGTGGCTTCATCGTTGACAGCCCACTCGGCTGGCGCTGGACGTTCTTCGTCTGCGTGCCGCTCGCCGTGATCGCGCTCATCCTGCTTCAGGTGACCCTGAAGATCCAGCACATCAAGCGCCCTGCCAAGATCGATTGGCTCGGCTCCATCCTGCTGACCTCCGGCGTAAGCCTGCTCCTGATCTGGGTTTCCTTTGCCGGCAACCCGAACTACTACGACTGGTTCTCCTGGCAGTCAGCCCTCATGGTGGGTGGTGGCGTAGCGCTGCTGGCCCTCCTGGTGCTGGTGGAAACCAAGGTCGCCCAGCCCATCATTCCGCTCAAGATCATCTCCGAGCGCACCACGGCATTGGCCATCATCGCCTCGATCGCGGTTGGCATCGCAATGTTCGGCTCGTCCACGTTTCTTGGCCAATACTTCCAGGTGGCCCGTGGAGCCACGCCCACCGAGGCCGGTCTGCTGACACTGCCGATGATCGCTGGCAACCTCATTGGTTCTGTGGCATCGGGCATCCTGATCAGCCGCTTTGGCAAATGGAAGCGGTTCCTGATCGCAGGTTCTGTGCTCCTGATCGGTGGCCTCGCTTTCGCCGGGACCATGGACCACACCACTGAACTGTGGATCGTGGCGATCTACACCGGGGTGTTCGGGCTTGGCTTGGGCATGCTCATGCAGAACCTGGTGCTGGCGGTGCAGAACACGGTTCAGGCCAAGGACATCGGAACCGCGAGTGCTTCCGTCGCGTTCTTCCGCTCGGTGGGTGGCGCAATCGGTGTCTCCGTCCTCGGTGCCATCATGTCCAACCATGTGAAGGACCTCGCTGTTCAGGGAATGGCTGCCGCGGGAATCCCGGTCCAGGGCGGCTCATCCGGAGCCAGCATGGACCTGGCCGACATGCCCGCCCCCATCGCTGAAATCATGCGCGCTGCCTATGGCGACGCCACGGCCCAGATCTTCCTGATCTCCGCCATCATCAGCGTGGTGGCGCTCCTGGCTGTGCTGTTCATCAAGGAACGCCCGCTACGGCGCACCGTTGACGCAGCGCCGGAGACCGAACTCGTGGCGACGGCGTCCGCAGATGCTGCCATGTCCTTGGATGCGGCCTCCCTGGATGCGGCGTCGTTGGATGCAGGAAAAACGGACGACGGCGGCAGCCGCTTGGGTGCCGATCGCTCCGTCCCCGGGGCCAGCCGCCAGGTTCCGCCCTCGGACTCCGGCTCCGATCTCGACCTTGAATTCGCACGGATTCTTACCCAGGAACGCCCGCACGCCACGGTTGACATTAAGGAAGTCCAGGAGCAATTGTCCCGTACCCAATACGTCCTGGCCGAACAGCAATTGCAGCTCAGCCGCGCCAATGTGGAACTGCAGGCACGATTGCGGGAGCAGCAAACCATCGCGGCGCAGCAGGCCAACACCGCAGAGGAACTCGCCGCGATCCGCAAGGAACTCAAGCGCGAACGCAGGCAGCAGGAGCGGATGGCGCTGCTGCTTCTCCAAGGCGTTGAAGCCCGTCCGGACCACGGCAAGCACGCGGGGTAG